A window from Streptomyces subrutilus encodes these proteins:
- a CDS encoding glutamate synthase-related protein — MSAPNGPGAPGAPGALDAPGFPERAVRARARAGTAEVFPPADAYGARLFGAAGPGTGDGAYGPAGAGAPLPDALDALRIVPPVFMPRRLEKLIDLGREPSYEDVDLRTPVGGFDALLPLYLSAFGSTRAGSGDLGVAAGRQAARLGIPMVIGENMVPVHGYSRGGEGGTTRSALLERVAAYAQELPDGVGGVVVQQSTEDADSEVWNLLYSDPGTRALRDSGRLGFELKVGQGAKPGLGGMTVVSAAEAGRLSGQFAVRDLLGDGAGAGAGADGGGTGTGAGRRLRCATPGTFTEEIVRQQLRFMRNNFPLARTWVKFHPGRDIALAAATAWAAGADAVTVDGAEGGTGWAPRVFLDQVGLPLGECLRRIGRPAGDLLATGRIWEGGRAVRALALGASAVGLGRAALLAVDEDAEAGLVRLVEALALELRLLVSAVGKYRVGDLDPQDLWPVDTPADAGAHPLPLGNRA, encoded by the coding sequence GTGAGCGCGCCGAACGGACCGGGCGCACCGGGCGCACCGGGCGCACTGGATGCGCCGGGCTTCCCCGAGCGGGCGGTACGGGCGCGGGCGCGGGCCGGGACGGCCGAGGTCTTCCCGCCCGCGGACGCCTACGGGGCGCGGCTCTTCGGGGCGGCGGGGCCGGGTACCGGCGACGGCGCGTACGGGCCCGCCGGGGCCGGGGCACCGCTGCCGGACGCGCTGGACGCACTGCGGATCGTGCCGCCGGTGTTCATGCCGCGGCGGCTGGAGAAGCTCATCGACCTGGGCCGGGAGCCGTCGTACGAGGACGTGGACCTGCGCACCCCGGTCGGCGGTTTCGACGCCCTGCTCCCGCTCTACCTCTCGGCGTTCGGCTCGACCCGGGCCGGCAGCGGCGACCTCGGGGTGGCGGCGGGCCGGCAGGCGGCGCGGCTGGGCATCCCGATGGTGATCGGCGAGAACATGGTGCCGGTGCACGGCTACAGCCGGGGCGGCGAGGGCGGAACCACGCGCTCTGCGCTGCTGGAGCGGGTGGCGGCGTACGCGCAGGAGCTCCCGGACGGGGTCGGCGGCGTGGTGGTGCAGCAGTCCACCGAGGACGCCGACTCCGAGGTGTGGAACCTCCTCTACAGCGACCCGGGGACACGGGCGCTGCGGGACTCCGGCCGGCTGGGCTTCGAGCTGAAGGTCGGCCAGGGCGCCAAGCCGGGTCTCGGCGGGATGACGGTGGTGAGCGCGGCGGAGGCCGGGCGGCTGTCCGGGCAGTTCGCCGTACGGGACCTCCTGGGCGACGGGGCCGGGGCCGGTGCCGGTGCCGACGGCGGCGGCACGGGCACCGGCGCCGGACGGCGGCTGCGGTGCGCGACCCCCGGGACCTTCACCGAGGAGATCGTCCGTCAGCAACTGCGGTTCATGCGGAACAACTTCCCGCTGGCCCGCACCTGGGTCAAGTTCCACCCCGGCCGGGACATCGCCCTCGCGGCGGCCACGGCCTGGGCCGCGGGCGCCGACGCGGTCACCGTGGACGGCGCCGAGGGCGGCACCGGGTGGGCGCCCCGCGTATTCCTCGACCAGGTGGGCCTGCCGCTCGGGGAGTGCCTGCGCCGGATCGGCAGGCCGGCCGGGGACCTGCTCGCCACCGGGCGGATCTGGGAGGGCGGCCGCGCGGTGCGGGCGCTCGCGCTGGGCGCGAGCGCGGTGGGCCTGGGCCGGGCGGCGCTGCTGGCCGTGGACGAGGACGCGGAGGCGGGCCTCGTCCGGCTGGTGGAGGCCCTGGCACTGGAGCTGCGGCTGCTGGTGAGCGCGGTCGGCAAGTACCGGGTGGGCGATCTGGACCCGCAGGACCTGTGGCCCGTGGACACCCCGGCCGACGCCGGGGCGCACCCCCTGCCGCTCGGGAACCGGGCATGA
- a CDS encoding MFS transporter codes for MDTPAAQAQQPVQWGRVGSLVGGQAAVQLGSFALLIAMNWTAVEIGGTRAVTLLMLAATVPRALMLIFGGAVADTLGPRFVLLRTTAARVLLLAGGALVTATTQSLWPLVVIALVEGVLLGLAGPASGVLLPMFARGDQLARANSLYAMVLRVAPILGAPAGAFLITVGELWLAMVVGAVTGAIWLGCLLHVTHGFVRPEPEPGVSLVKRSGDGFRLLAGNPRLRWMFVAALCLDLAFSWPAEVALPLLVSERGWGVSAVGVVLAAFSVGALGSSAVGAAMAHRIPMFVRLVVTGAGLAAGILVMALMPSVTSLTAVAAGVGLLSGLNGPAIVTLYQQSAPEDRMGAAMSTLSLAGIGAAPLSIAVFSSLSLVLGVQTTWLLCGAIAFVSPLAAVLALRHPARTEQPAPVELPVPAAV; via the coding sequence ATGGACACCCCCGCAGCGCAGGCGCAGCAACCGGTCCAGTGGGGCCGGGTCGGCTCCCTCGTCGGCGGCCAGGCCGCCGTGCAGCTCGGCAGCTTCGCCCTGCTCATCGCCATGAACTGGACGGCGGTCGAGATCGGCGGGACCCGCGCGGTCACCCTGCTGATGCTCGCCGCGACCGTGCCCCGCGCCCTCATGCTGATCTTCGGCGGGGCGGTGGCCGACACCCTCGGCCCGCGCTTCGTCCTGCTGCGCACCACGGCGGCCCGGGTCCTGCTGCTGGCCGGCGGCGCCCTGGTCACCGCGACCACCCAGTCGCTGTGGCCGCTGGTGGTGATCGCGCTGGTGGAGGGGGTGCTGCTCGGGCTCGCCGGACCGGCCTCGGGCGTACTGCTCCCGATGTTCGCCCGCGGTGACCAACTGGCCCGCGCGAACTCCCTCTACGCGATGGTGCTGCGCGTCGCGCCCATCCTCGGGGCCCCGGCCGGGGCCTTCCTGATCACCGTCGGGGAACTGTGGCTGGCCATGGTGGTCGGCGCCGTCACCGGCGCGATCTGGCTCGGCTGCCTGCTGCACGTCACCCACGGGTTCGTCCGGCCGGAGCCGGAACCCGGCGTCTCCCTCGTCAAGCGCTCCGGCGACGGGTTCCGGCTGCTGGCGGGCAACCCCCGGCTGCGCTGGATGTTCGTCGCGGCCCTCTGCCTGGACCTGGCCTTCAGCTGGCCCGCCGAGGTGGCGCTGCCGCTGCTGGTGTCCGAGCGGGGCTGGGGGGTGAGCGCGGTGGGCGTGGTGCTGGCCGCGTTCAGCGTGGGCGCGCTCGGTTCCAGCGCGGTCGGCGCCGCGATGGCCCACCGCATCCCGATGTTCGTCCGCCTCGTCGTCACCGGGGCGGGTCTGGCCGCCGGCATCCTGGTCATGGCCCTGATGCCGTCCGTCACCTCGCTGACCGCGGTGGCCGCCGGCGTCGGGCTGCTGTCCGGGCTCAACGGGCCGGCCATCGTCACCCTCTACCAGCAGTCCGCGCCCGAGGACCGGATGGGCGCGGCGATGTCCACCCTCTCGCTGGCGGGCATCGGCGCCGCGCCCCTGTCCATCGCCGTCTTCAGCTCGCTGTCGCTGGTCCTGGGCGTGCAGACCACCTGGCTGCTGTGCGGTGCGATCGCCTTCGTCTCGCCGCTGGCCGCGGTGCTCGCCCTGCGCCACCCCGCGCGGACCGAGCAGCCGGCGCCGGTGGAGCTCCCCGTCCCCGCGGCCGTCTGA
- a CDS encoding 4'-phosphopantetheinyl transferase family protein yields the protein MTLVTQQLLLPERLSDPGPARAVLVGASPGLWLVDTTAYRAHAARHAPGTLDAQELARAAEFVRAADRDSYVCAHVALRRLLGAYLGLAPREVAVERAPCAHCDEPHGRPVLPGGALHFSLSHCTGISLLAFATAPVGVDVEEVVPLRTIAELSDVLHPREAAELAVLPSAERPPAFTRVWTRKEAYLKGLGVGLSENPAADYVGSGPVPAGLPGWTLTDVLVPDGHCAAVALRTP from the coding sequence ATGACGCTCGTCACGCAGCAACTCCTGCTCCCGGAAAGGCTGTCGGACCCCGGCCCGGCCCGGGCCGTCCTGGTGGGCGCGAGCCCCGGACTGTGGCTCGTGGACACCACCGCGTACCGGGCGCACGCGGCCCGGCACGCGCCGGGCACGCTGGACGCCCAGGAGCTGGCGCGGGCCGCCGAGTTCGTGCGGGCCGCCGACCGCGACTCGTACGTCTGCGCGCACGTGGCGCTGCGCCGGCTGCTCGGCGCGTACCTGGGGCTCGCTCCGCGCGAGGTGGCCGTCGAACGGGCGCCGTGCGCCCACTGCGACGAGCCGCACGGGCGGCCGGTGCTGCCGGGCGGGGCCCTGCACTTCTCGCTCTCGCACTGCACCGGCATCAGCCTGCTGGCCTTCGCCACCGCCCCGGTCGGGGTGGACGTGGAGGAGGTCGTGCCGCTGCGCACGATCGCGGAGCTGTCGGACGTGCTGCACCCGAGGGAGGCCGCCGAGCTGGCGGTGCTCCCCTCCGCGGAACGCCCGCCCGCCTTCACCCGGGTGTGGACCCGCAAGGAGGCCTATCTGAAAGGTCTCGGGGTCGGCCTGTCGGAGAACCCGGCGGCGGACTACGTGGGTTCGGGCCCGGTGCCGGCCGGACTGCCCGGCTGGACCCTGACCGACGTCCTGGTGCCGGACGGGCACTGCGCGGCGGTCGCGCTCCGCACGCCGTAG
- a CDS encoding right-handed parallel beta-helix repeat-containing protein has product MSARYLVSPRGGRRGHRDISSALAAAAAQRRPALIEIEPGHYEEALAVRGEVRLVATAGPGSVLVSAVRGTVLDACGSVSVHGLMLTGRDPGADVVACTGGTLALDHAEVRGHHAVSVHARPHTTVTLRDSTVLYGRTLFTGSRGLVERCRFTDAADNALAVIEGADVAIRDSRIDGSRIHGVRVSDARAQVTGCELTGIGQAALAADTRARLTVSGCTVTAVHAEGILFTEQAKGSVDGTRVTDAQHGVAVASGADLLVRGCVFADCRDSGINVHTAGRGRFEDCEVLGSGTLGVFSTTGGVIEADGVRIARGNVGIAVTDGGRGRFGRIAIEDLTGTALRVFGDARAVFTDVRVDRCKAGLEGWGGAGTAAEVTGSTFRDLGTMAVAVAGQARVALTGVTAERAVLAFGVGEEAWLSLRDCTARELGAGGAIAFGQGQLVARDLTVAGARSYGLAGRDRAYVDVARGTFTDCAAAGASFEGTCAGRMVDCAVEGDEGLAVLDNGHVDLTGLRTTLRVVAQPAEPAGPAPTVVNHFNGPVFNAAVHGAQLAWNNTHAVQQQTNEEGPGP; this is encoded by the coding sequence ATGTCAGCCAGGTACCTCGTCTCGCCGCGCGGCGGTCGCCGCGGTCACCGGGACATCTCCTCCGCCCTCGCCGCCGCGGCCGCGCAGCGGCGGCCGGCGCTGATCGAGATCGAGCCCGGCCACTACGAGGAGGCGCTCGCGGTCCGCGGCGAGGTCCGGCTGGTCGCCACCGCGGGCCCGGGCTCCGTGCTCGTGAGCGCGGTCCGCGGGACCGTCCTCGACGCCTGCGGCTCGGTGTCCGTCCACGGCCTCATGCTGACCGGCCGCGACCCGGGAGCGGACGTGGTCGCCTGCACCGGCGGGACGCTCGCGCTCGACCACGCGGAGGTCCGCGGGCACCACGCCGTCAGCGTCCACGCGAGGCCCCACACCACCGTGACGCTGCGCGACAGCACCGTCCTCTACGGCCGGACCCTGTTCACCGGCTCCCGCGGCCTCGTCGAACGGTGCCGGTTCACCGACGCCGCCGACAACGCCCTCGCGGTGATCGAAGGCGCCGACGTCGCGATCCGCGACAGCCGGATCGACGGCAGCCGCATCCACGGCGTCCGCGTCAGCGACGCGCGCGCCCAGGTCACCGGGTGCGAACTGACCGGCATCGGACAGGCCGCGCTCGCGGCGGACACCCGGGCGCGGCTCACGGTCAGCGGCTGCACGGTCACGGCCGTGCACGCGGAGGGCATCCTCTTCACCGAGCAGGCCAAGGGCTCGGTGGACGGCACGCGCGTCACCGACGCCCAGCACGGCGTCGCGGTGGCGAGCGGCGCCGACCTCCTCGTGCGCGGCTGCGTGTTCGCCGACTGCCGCGACAGCGGGATCAACGTCCACACCGCGGGCCGGGGCAGGTTCGAGGACTGCGAGGTCCTCGGCTCCGGCACCCTCGGCGTCTTCTCGACCACGGGCGGGGTCATCGAGGCCGACGGTGTGCGCATCGCCCGCGGCAACGTCGGCATCGCCGTCACCGACGGAGGCCGCGGCCGCTTCGGCCGGATCGCGATCGAGGACCTCACGGGCACCGCGCTACGGGTCTTCGGCGACGCCCGGGCCGTCTTCACGGACGTCCGGGTGGACCGCTGCAAGGCCGGGCTGGAGGGATGGGGCGGCGCGGGCACCGCCGCCGAGGTCACCGGCTCCACGTTCCGCGACCTCGGCACGATGGCCGTGGCCGTCGCCGGGCAGGCCCGGGTCGCGCTGACGGGAGTGACCGCCGAGCGGGCCGTGCTGGCCTTCGGGGTCGGCGAGGAGGCCTGGCTCTCGCTGCGCGACTGCACGGCCCGGGAACTGGGCGCGGGCGGGGCCATCGCCTTCGGCCAGGGACAGCTGGTCGCCCGCGACCTCACCGTGGCCGGCGCCCGGTCGTACGGCCTCGCGGGCAGGGACCGCGCCTACGTGGACGTCGCGCGCGGCACGTTCACCGACTGCGCCGCCGCGGGCGCCAGCTTCGAAGGCACCTGCGCGGGCCGGATGGTGGACTGCGCGGTGGAGGGGGACGAGGGGCTCGCCGTCCTCGACAACGGACACGTCGACCTGACCGGCCTGCGCACGACCCTGCGCGTCGTCGCACAGCCCGCCGAACCGGCCGGTCCCGCGCCGACGGTCGTCAACCACTTCAACGGGCCCGTCTTCAACGCCGCCGTCCACGGCGCCCAGCTGGCCTGGAACAACACCCATGCCGTCCAGCAGCAGACCAACGAGGAGGGCCCCGGCCCATGA
- a CDS encoding AI-2E family transporter, with product MPPHLSPTRTTAALRTSARISVDLLLVLVMTAVALWIVGRMWSVVWPLVVALLLTTLTWPIAAFLRRRGWAPALAASVVTVLFLLVAAGIAALIAVPVASQSGQLTDGVVDGIQKVREWASGPPLNIGDDQITGAFDTAVARIQDSLGSAVTTVVTGVSTVFNGVVTAVLALFLMFFFLKDGPRFLPWLKGQLPGRLSVDVPVVMARSWDTLGSFVRSQAFVGLLDAVFIGLGLWIVGVPLVLPLAVLTFVSAFVPIVGALFAGFVAVLIALVSNGLTDALIVLAIIVAVQQLEGNVFQPMIQSRGLGLHAAVVLLAVTLGGSLAGVVGSLLAVPVAALIAVFWNYLREQLADPSPEPEAQPAAPS from the coding sequence ATGCCTCCACACTTGAGTCCCACCAGAACCACAGCCGCGCTCCGCACCTCGGCGCGCATCTCCGTCGACCTGCTGCTGGTCCTGGTGATGACCGCGGTGGCGCTGTGGATCGTCGGCCGGATGTGGTCGGTCGTCTGGCCGCTCGTCGTGGCCTTGTTGCTCACCACGCTGACCTGGCCGATCGCCGCGTTCCTCCGGCGGCGCGGCTGGGCGCCGGCCTTGGCGGCGTCGGTGGTGACGGTGCTGTTCCTGCTGGTCGCCGCCGGGATCGCGGCCCTGATCGCGGTGCCGGTGGCCTCCCAGTCCGGCCAGTTGACCGATGGCGTGGTCGACGGCATCCAGAAGGTGCGCGAGTGGGCGTCCGGGCCGCCGCTGAACATCGGTGACGACCAGATCACGGGAGCCTTCGACACGGCCGTCGCCCGAATCCAGGACAGCCTGGGCAGTGCCGTCACCACCGTCGTCACGGGGGTCAGCACCGTCTTCAACGGGGTGGTGACGGCCGTCCTCGCGCTCTTCCTGATGTTCTTCTTCCTCAAGGACGGTCCGCGCTTCCTGCCGTGGCTGAAGGGTCAGCTGCCCGGCCGACTCTCCGTCGACGTGCCGGTCGTGATGGCGCGGAGCTGGGACACGCTGGGGTCGTTCGTGCGGTCGCAGGCCTTCGTCGGCCTTCTCGACGCCGTGTTCATCGGGCTCGGCCTGTGGATCGTGGGGGTGCCGCTGGTGCTTCCGCTGGCGGTGCTGACCTTCGTGTCGGCGTTCGTCCCCATCGTGGGTGCGCTGTTCGCCGGTTTCGTCGCGGTGCTGATCGCGCTGGTGTCGAACGGTCTGACCGACGCGCTCATCGTGTTGGCGATCATCGTCGCGGTGCAGCAGTTGGAGGGCAACGTGTTCCAGCCCATGATCCAGAGCCGGGGGCTGGGCCTGCACGCCGCGGTGGTCCTGCTCGCCGTGACGCTGGGCGGCAGTCTGGCGGGGGTCGTGGGCAGCCTGCTGGCGGTGCCGGTCGCGGCGTTGATCGCCGTCTTCTGGAACTACCTGCGCGAGCAGCTCGCCGATCCGTCGCCGGAACCGGAGGCGCAACCCGCGGCGCCGTCCTGA
- a CDS encoding DUF6480 family protein, whose translation MSVDPVPPQETPPAEGCIAEAHQERPDGGIFEHPRILLALIAFGGLMFAAFFAARIAGF comes from the coding sequence ATGAGTGTGGATCCGGTACCGCCGCAGGAGACCCCGCCCGCGGAGGGCTGCATCGCCGAAGCCCACCAGGAGCGCCCCGACGGCGGCATCTTCGAGCACCCGCGGATCCTGCTGGCGCTCATCGCCTTCGGCGGCCTGATGTTCGCGGCCTTCTTCGCGGCCCGCATCGCCGGCTTCTGA
- a CDS encoding DUF6131 family protein, which produces MIALGIVLLIIGWLLGISILWTIGIILLVIGAVLWIMGSLGHAVGGRRHYW; this is translated from the coding sequence ATGATCGCACTCGGAATCGTCCTGTTGATCATCGGCTGGCTCCTCGGCATCTCGATCCTCTGGACCATCGGCATCATCCTGCTGGTCATCGGTGCCGTTCTCTGGATCATGGGATCGCTCGGTCACGCGGTGGGAGGTCGGCGGCATTACTGGTAG
- a CDS encoding glycosyltransferase family 4 protein, with the protein MDTAVPHDRPDPFVAVRQAFWAAGGSRPARAPGGLPVPAGALAPFLRAEYLPSVHPGTLTDPADHTVARLRRALRLGLPATPEELVAAALRPERRLRATVAEAWPGSLHRYGPARAGRALRRELPRHTDPRTLATLIALATAGGLPLPDPAGRTDPDRTGPFAARPVRHALWRHLATRPDGRRLLPDPATGADPYERLLLAAAAGADVLAAPPIPRRGGLLVVQSMLLGAMDSPGEGSGGGLGVLLGGLGDALVRTDAVDGVLTLVTARMRPSDRGEPELLRPRGPGHWTLGLPVDDAGPDAAGAEDDGAGDAAHGPDDFGAASWWAARLLGALERRPDLVHVRYADDASLAVAEAARRLGARLVFTATPDPHRRIGERHGAARPAVPADREELRRDLHRVFVADRLVQRADEVVGIPGPGGDGADATAELLRHFPQLAGARGGRGPAAPPEGITAYHDTPDTRRRGELLLERLFGGGERVSALDPDARRLPLLLTVGRLHPLKQQHLLVRAWIESGLCLRSTLVVVGGSVRADAAEPAERDVRAALAALRAEHPGAAARLALVPALPNAEVRCLERALARSGGGAGRAYYVCPSAKEEFGIAVLEAMDAGLPVAATARGGVPHYLEDTVNGLLLDTSSAGTLARGIDRLLALSDEELGAMTARAAATVRGRYSIDAAATAFAAVYAGRGGDTETARLPARAGRRAACATGRYQ; encoded by the coding sequence GTGGACACAGCCGTCCCGCACGACCGGCCCGACCCCTTCGTCGCGGTCCGCCAGGCGTTCTGGGCCGCGGGCGGCTCCCGCCCGGCCCGCGCGCCCGGCGGCCTGCCGGTGCCCGCAGGTGCGCTGGCACCGTTCCTGCGGGCCGAGTACCTGCCCTCCGTCCACCCCGGCACCCTGACCGACCCGGCCGACCACACCGTCGCCCGCCTGCGCAGGGCCCTGCGCCTGGGCCTGCCCGCCACCCCGGAGGAGCTCGTCGCCGCCGCCCTGCGGCCGGAGCGCCGGCTGCGCGCCACCGTCGCCGAGGCCTGGCCCGGCTCCCTCCACCGCTACGGGCCCGCGCGCGCGGGCCGCGCCCTGCGGCGCGAGCTGCCGCGCCACACCGACCCCCGCACCCTCGCGACCCTGATCGCCCTGGCCACGGCCGGCGGACTGCCGCTCCCCGACCCCGCCGGACGGACCGACCCGGACCGGACCGGCCCCTTCGCGGCCCGGCCGGTCCGCCACGCGCTGTGGCGCCACCTCGCGACCCGGCCCGACGGGCGGCGCCTGCTGCCCGACCCCGCCACGGGAGCGGACCCGTACGAACGGCTGCTGCTGGCCGCGGCCGCGGGCGCCGACGTCCTCGCCGCGCCACCGATCCCGCGGCGCGGCGGGCTCCTCGTCGTCCAGTCGATGCTCCTGGGGGCCATGGACAGCCCCGGCGAGGGCTCCGGCGGCGGCCTCGGGGTGCTCCTGGGCGGTCTGGGCGACGCGCTGGTCAGGACCGACGCCGTCGACGGCGTCCTCACGCTGGTGACCGCCCGGATGCGGCCCTCGGACCGCGGAGAACCGGAACTCCTGCGGCCCCGCGGCCCCGGCCACTGGACCCTCGGCCTGCCGGTCGACGACGCGGGCCCCGACGCGGCCGGCGCCGAGGACGACGGGGCCGGCGACGCGGCTCACGGCCCCGACGACTTCGGGGCCGCGAGCTGGTGGGCCGCCCGGCTCCTCGGCGCGCTGGAGCGCCGGCCCGACCTGGTCCACGTCCGGTACGCCGACGACGCCTCCCTCGCGGTCGCCGAGGCGGCCCGCCGGCTCGGCGCCCGCCTGGTCTTCACGGCCACGCCCGACCCCCACCGCCGCATCGGCGAGCGGCACGGCGCCGCCCGGCCCGCGGTGCCGGCCGACCGCGAGGAGCTGCGCCGGGACCTGCACCGGGTCTTCGTGGCCGACCGGCTCGTCCAGCGGGCCGACGAGGTCGTCGGCATTCCCGGCCCGGGCGGCGACGGAGCCGACGCCACGGCCGAACTCCTGCGCCACTTCCCCCAGCTCGCCGGTGCCAGGGGCGGCCGCGGCCCCGCGGCCCCGCCCGAGGGCATCACCGCGTACCACGACACACCGGACACCCGCCGGCGCGGAGAACTGCTGCTGGAGCGGCTCTTCGGCGGCGGCGAACGGGTGTCGGCGCTCGACCCGGACGCCCGGCGCCTGCCGCTCCTGCTCACGGTCGGCCGACTGCACCCCCTCAAGCAGCAGCACCTGCTGGTCCGCGCCTGGATCGAGTCTGGGCTCTGCCTGCGCTCCACCCTGGTGGTCGTGGGCGGCTCCGTGCGGGCCGACGCCGCGGAACCGGCCGAACGCGACGTGCGGGCCGCCCTCGCGGCCCTGCGCGCCGAGCACCCCGGAGCCGCGGCCCGGCTGGCGCTCGTACCCGCCCTCCCCAACGCCGAGGTCCGGTGCCTGGAGCGCGCGCTGGCCCGCTCCGGCGGGGGAGCGGGCCGGGCGTACTACGTGTGCCCCAGCGCGAAGGAGGAGTTCGGCATCGCCGTGCTGGAGGCCATGGACGCGGGACTGCCCGTGGCGGCCACCGCGCGCGGCGGGGTCCCGCACTACCTGGAGGACACCGTCAACGGGCTGCTCCTGGACACGTCCTCGGCCGGGACCCTGGCCCGCGGGATCGACCGGCTGCTCGCCCTGTCCGACGAGGAGCTCGGCGCGATGACCGCCCGGGCCGCGGCCACCGTCCGCGGTCGCTACTCCATCGACGCGGCCGCGACGGCGTTCGCGGCGGTCTACGCGGGCCGGGGCGGGGACACGGAAACGGCGCGTCTCCCGGCCCGGGCCGGGAGACGCGCCGCCTGTGCGACGGGCCGCTACCAGTGA
- a CDS encoding glycosyltransferase, with protein sequence MSRPNGNESRMPRVHVIAPPFRSHAQPLSVLAGALRAAGAEVRFACSEAFAPLAAAAGVGFTPLTVTRNANTGIARRTVQGGAEAARLEEFLHATRAGAVPALLVQARHRRADMLAEPDRVLAELRALHARRPADWYVVDQLSYAVTLALHCLDLPFATFCPGHPSYLAHSPGALFGVPHAWPRAVRPAPADLVALREEAGANDAAFTALFTEFTARHTPHRPAPGRAFALSSPHAVVLNYPRFDWLPGLSGAGRDPRFVFSGHCTRADAAGPGPFWEAELSRLRRAGPRVVLVALGTFLSAREDVLETVTRGVLDGRPDTSVILAAGDRAGALAHLAGPRTAVAESVPQQALLARVDAMVHHGGNNSFTECLAARVPALVLPFSSDQFAIAHDAERAGAGLCLDPHGLRAAEVGEAVSALLDAPHHALAGLTRQVRALGPARAARRLLALMA encoded by the coding sequence GTGAGCCGACCGAACGGAAACGAGTCCCGCATGCCCCGCGTCCACGTGATCGCTCCCCCCTTCCGGTCCCACGCCCAGCCGCTGTCCGTGCTGGCCGGCGCCCTGCGGGCGGCCGGGGCCGAGGTCCGGTTCGCCTGCTCGGAGGCCTTCGCGCCGCTGGCCGCGGCCGCGGGCGTCGGCTTCACGCCGCTCACGGTCACCCGCAACGCGAACACCGGCATCGCCCGGCGTACGGTCCAGGGCGGGGCGGAGGCGGCCCGTCTGGAGGAGTTCCTGCACGCCACCCGCGCCGGGGCCGTGCCCGCGCTGCTGGTCCAGGCCCGGCACCGGCGGGCGGACATGCTCGCGGAGCCCGACCGGGTGCTGGCGGAGCTGCGCGCGCTGCACGCCCGGCGGCCCGCCGACTGGTACGTGGTGGACCAGCTGAGCTACGCGGTGACGCTCGCCCTGCACTGCCTCGACCTGCCGTTCGCCACGTTCTGCCCCGGGCACCCCAGCTACCTGGCGCACTCCCCCGGCGCCCTGTTCGGGGTGCCGCACGCGTGGCCGCGGGCCGTGCGGCCGGCCCCGGCCGACCTCGTCGCGCTGCGCGAGGAGGCCGGGGCGAACGACGCCGCCTTCACCGCGCTGTTCACCGAGTTCACCGCGCGCCACACCCCGCACCGGCCGGCGCCCGGCCGGGCGTTCGCGCTCAGTTCGCCGCACGCGGTCGTCCTGAACTACCCCCGGTTCGACTGGCTCCCCGGGCTGTCCGGGGCGGGCCGGGACCCCCGGTTCGTGTTCAGCGGGCACTGCACGCGCGCCGACGCGGCCGGGCCGGGCCCCTTCTGGGAGGCGGAACTGAGCCGGCTGCGGCGGGCGGGGCCACGCGTGGTGCTGGTGGCGCTCGGCACCTTCCTCTCGGCCCGGGAGGACGTGCTGGAGACCGTGACGCGGGGCGTCCTGGACGGGCGGCCCGACACTTCGGTCATCCTGGCGGCGGGCGACCGGGCGGGCGCGCTCGCGCACCTGGCCGGGCCGCGGACCGCCGTGGCGGAGTCCGTACCGCAGCAGGCGCTGCTGGCGCGGGTGGACGCGATGGTGCACCACGGGGGGAACAACTCGTTCACCGAGTGCCTCGCCGCCCGGGTGCCGGCGCTCGTCCTGCCGTTCTCCAGCGACCAGTTCGCCATCGCCCACGACGCCGAACGCGCGGGGGCGGGGCTGTGCCTGGACCCGCACGGCCTGCGCGCCGCCGAGGTGGGCGAGGCGGTGTCGGCGCTGCTGGACGCGCCGCACCACGCCCTGGCCGGGCTGACCCGGCAGGTCCGCGCGCTGGGTCCGGCGCGGGCCGCGCGGCGGCTGCTCGCCCTGATGGCCTGA